The stretch of DNA TGCCCGGATGTGATTCTTGGGTCAATCATCATCGAATAGCTGCTATTCATTCCTGGCCATATGCGGCGCCGGGGCGCGGGGCGCATTCTCCCCGCCAGACGCATGCTGCTGGAGACACGCCATGGCTGAACCCGAGATTCGCATCCAATCCGTCCAGGTTCTCTCGGACGATTGGGCCATCCTGAAGAAGACCGTGCTCGACTACCGGCGCCGCGACGGGACGTGGCAGACCCTGGTGCGGCAGACGTATGACCGGGGCCATGGCGCGGCCGTGCTCCCGTATGACGCGGGGCGGGGCACGGTGCTGCTCATTCGCCAGTTCCGCTACCCGGCCTACGTGACAGGGCACCGGGAGCCGCTCATCGAGGTGTGCGCGGGGCTGCTCGACAAGGATGATCCGGAGACGTGCATTTGCCGGGAGGCCGAGGAGGAGACGGGCTATCGCATCCGCAACGCGCGCCGCATCTTCGATGTCTTCATGAGCCCGGGCAGCGTGACGGAGCGTCTGGCGTTTTTCCTGGCGGATTACTCGCCCGCGGACCGGCTCAACACGGGGGGAGGGGACGCAGGCGAAGGGGAGGACATCGAGGTGCTCGAAATGCCGCTGGCGGAGGCCCTCGCGATGATTGGCCGGGGCGCCATCATCGATGGAAAGACCATCATGCTCCTGCAACACCTGGCGCTGGAGAGGCTCCAGCCGCCGTCCCGATGAGCCAGCGCCTGTCCAACTGGGATGACCTGCGCGTCTTCCTGGCGGTGGCGGAGACTGGCTCGCTCAGCGCCGCGGCCCGGCAGCTCCAGATGAGCCAGCCCACGGTGGGGCGCAGGCTCCGCGCGCTGGAGCAGGACGCGGGCGTGCGCCTCTTCGACCGGGTGTCGAACCGGATGGAATTGACCGAGGCGGGGCGGGAGGTGCAGCGCGTGGCCTCGCCCATGCGCGGCACCGCGGACGCGGTGGAGCGGCGCCTCGGTGGGCTCCTGGCGGGTGAGCGCGATCCGGTCCGCATCACCGCGACGGGCTCGGTGGCCTTCTTTCTGACGCAATTCCTGCCGGAGTTGATGGCGAGGACAGGCGGCATTCCCATCGCCCTCTCGTCCACGAAGGAGCCGCTCAACCTGGCCCGCCGCGAGGCGGACGTGGCCATCCGCATGCGCCGGTTGCCCGTGGACGGCGACCTGGTCTCGCGCAAGCTCGCGACGCTGCGCTTCTCCATCTATGGGCCCACGCAGGCCCCTGCTCACCCGTCCATCATCGGGTTGCCGAAGACCGAGCGGAGGCCATCACAGTCCGGGTTCCTCGACGACTGGGCGGCGGGGC from Stigmatella aurantiaca encodes:
- a CDS encoding NUDIX domain-containing protein codes for the protein MAEPEIRIQSVQVLSDDWAILKKTVLDYRRRDGTWQTLVRQTYDRGHGAAVLPYDAGRGTVLLIRQFRYPAYVTGHREPLIEVCAGLLDKDDPETCICREAEEETGYRIRNARRIFDVFMSPGSVTERLAFFLADYSPADRLNTGGGDAGEGEDIEVLEMPLAEALAMIGRGAIIDGKTIMLLQHLALERLQPPSR
- a CDS encoding LysR family transcriptional regulator — translated: MSQRLSNWDDLRVFLAVAETGSLSAAARQLQMSQPTVGRRLRALEQDAGVRLFDRVSNRMELTEAGREVQRVASPMRGTADAVERRLGGLLAGERDPVRITATGSVAFFLTQFLPELMARTGGIPIALSSTKEPLNLARREADVAIRMRRLPVDGDLVSRKLATLRFSIYGPTQAPAHPSIIGLPKTERRPSQSGFLDDWAAGRPVALRLSDVFLRYQAVRSGHGVSLLPCWLGDGDSGLVRLMPPPKELTEDVYCLYHGDNRAFAPVVKVCQALGEVFRSHASLLAGEGSEARRRKRRESRPRVTRKGK